DNA from Vulpes vulpes isolate BD-2025 chromosome 9, VulVul3, whole genome shotgun sequence:
AACTGAAGAAGTAAACAATCTGTGCTCTAAAACccacagaacacttatgaaagaaattgaggaagacacaaagagatggaaaaacattccatcctTATgcactggaagaataaatattgtggaaATATCTATGGTACCCAGagaaatctacacattcaatgcaatgcctatcaaaataccatagacattTTTCACAAAGTTGGAAGAAATAATCCCAAGATTtctatggaaccaaaaaagaccccaaatatcagacgaatgttgaaaaagaaaaccaaagccgaGGACATAACAgctcctgatttcaagctatagtacaaagctgtgatcatcaagacagtatggcacaggcacaaaaacagataatagatcaatggaacagaatagagaacccggaaatggaccctcaactctatggtcaactcatctttgacaaagcaggaaagaatatccactggatgaaaaacagtctctttaataaatggtgctgagaaaagtggacaactacatgcagaagaatgaaactagaccattcctttagaaaatacatagagataaactcaaaatggatgaaagacctatatgtgagataggaatccatcaaaatcctattagagaacataggcagcaacatTTTTGACgttggctacagcaacttcttgcaaacaTGTCTTtaaaggcaaggggaaaaaagcaaaaataaactattgggctTTCATCAAGACAAAAGCTTCTATACAGTAATGGGAACAGTTTCCAGAAGtaaaaggtaacctatggaatggtagaagatattttcaaatgacatcagataaagggctagtatctaagatctataaagaatgcatcaaactgaacacccaaaaataaacaatccagtcaagaaatgggcaaaagacatgaacagacatccaaagaagacctacacatggccaacaggcgtatgaaaaaatactccacatcacttgtcagtagggaaatacaaatcaaaccactatgaaatagcacctcacaccagtcagaatagctaaaattaacaagacaggaaacaaaaatgttggtgaggatgtggagaaaggggaactctctttcactgttggtgggaatgcaagctggtacagccactgtagaaaacagtatggaagttcctcaagaagttaaaaatagagctaccctatgtcccagcaattgcactacctgaatgatacagatgtagtgaaatgaagggtCATCTGCActccagtgttcatagcagcaatgttcacattaatcgaactgtggaaggagctgagatatccttcagcagatgaatgtataaagaacatatagtatatatatccAGTGGTATATCACTCAGTCACCAGAAAGGTTGAATACTTACTGCTTACACTGATGTAGATAAAACTGAAGGATGTAAAGCTAAGTGAGATATgtcaatcagaaaaaaacaattatgatatagtttcacccatatgtggaatataagaagtagcGCAGAGGACAatatgggaagggagggagaaacgGAGAAACTAATGGtaaaaaatcagagaggagacaaatcatgagagccttttaactctgggaaacaaactgggttattgaaggggaggtgggtgaaggttggggtaactgagtgatgagcATTAAAGGGTGCTCAATagttaaaaacagagcttttccctaatgtcaggagcaagacaaagatgtccactctcaccgctTTTATTCAacttagtactggaagtcctagacacagcaatcagacaagaaaaagaaacaaggggCATCTttattgggaaagaaaaaattactgtCACTGTTTATGACATGGTATTATGtatagaaaatactaaagatTCTATCAAGAAACTactagaaataacaaataatttcagTAAAGTGCAAGTTAcaaaatcagtgacatttctacacactaacaatgaaatatcagaaaaaattagaaacaccattacaattgcaccaaaaccaataaaatacatacaaataaatttaaccaaaaagaCCTATActccaaaaatagaaaacaatggtgaaagaaattgaagatgatatgAACAAATGAAAGGATATACGGcattcatggattgggagaattaatattgtgaaaatgtccatattaccaaAAGCAATCTACTTACTTAAATCAATCTCTAGCAAAATGCCAATAGTggttttcacaaaactagaacaagtAATACTAAAACTTGTATTGAACCATGGAAGACCCTGAATGGCCAAAGCAATTCCGAGAAAGAAGAATAGAGTTGGAGGTATCACAACAtcatatttcaagatatactacaaagctgtagtaatcaaaatagtatggtactggcacataaATAGATACAAAAGCCAATGGAACAGATTAGTGACCCCAGATATAAACCATGATTATATGGtgaattaatctatgacaaaagagcaAGAGTATGAGGAAAAGGCACTCTTTTCATGAAGTGGTGTTGGGTAAACTGGACACTACATGTAAAAAATGGAATTGCACCATGCTCTAATTACATACACAAACTCAatatgaattaaagacctaaatgtgagacctaataCCATAACAgtccttgaagagagcacaggcagtaatttctctgacttcAGACAGCAAGATTTTTCTAGATAAGTCTCCCAAGgttagagaaacaaaagcaaaagtaaactatcaggataacattaaaattaaaagccttTACACtgtaaaggaaataatcaataacACAAAAAGACAACttaatgaatgggagaagatattacacatgatatatctgataaggggttaatatctaaaattcttaaggaactcctacaactcaacataCCCCCCCCCAATAtcccagttaaaaatgggcagggcATCTGAAtagaagtttctttaaaagagacatacagggatgcctgggtggctcagtggttgagcgtccgccttcggcccagggcatgaacctggagtcctgggatcaagtcccacataaggatccctgcagggagcctgattctctctctgcctgtgtctctgcctctctctctctgtctctcatgaataaatgaataatatatttaaaaaaataaaagagacataCAGATTacccaacaggcacatgaaaagatgttcaatatcacttaccatcaggggctttcaaatcaaaaccacaatgatatatcacctcatacatatcagaatggttaaataaaaagcccaagaaacaacaagtgttggtgaggatgtggagaaaagggaaccctactgcaccattggtgggaatgcaaactgatatgGCCACAGTGAGAAAcattgtggaggttcctcaaaaacttataAATAGCACTACTgtatgacccaataattccactactgttttcaaagaaaacaaaaaaatattaaaagatgtacacaccttatgtttattgcagcattatttacaatagccaacacatggaagcaacctaagtatctatCAATTATAGATaaaaggataaggaaaatgtggtgtacacacacacacacacacacacacaggaatatttctcagtcataaaaaaggatgagatcatgccatttaagacaacatggatggacctagaggatattatgctaagtgaaataaatcgtactgagaaagataaataccatatgattccactcataagtgAAATCCAAAAAAATGAgtgaacaaaaagcaaaatcagacttataaatacaaagaacaaactgatggttactaaaGAGGAGAATTGTGCAGGGATGAGCTGAGTGAGTGAAGGGGTGAGGGTACAGGCTTCCAGGCATGGAATGAATATCttgagaataaaaggcacagtatCCAGAATAGAGTCAATGACATTATAATAGTGATGTAtcaggacagatggtagctacacttgtggtgaacatagtgcagtgtataaacttgtcaaatcactttgtggcacacttgaaactaatgtaacaataTGTGTCAACTACATTcatataaacaaaacaacaataagaaaatgcagAAAGTACTCTTTCCCATGAGAAAAGAATGCTCTGAATAGCCCACCTAGGAATATAGTCAGAAAAAAATACCCCTGTGTGTTTAAAGATGTGAATGCATTTACCCCAGATGAAAAACCTGAATAACTGGATTTGGGGAGCATGtatgaagaagaaaattctaCCTTTATAGCCAAAAAAATTACCATCCACCAAATGTAATGGTTCACACATTTTCTTCAGAATCTGTCTGAAGTGTTGAAAATAGAAGTCGGAACAAAGTTCCAGGGAGGATCCTAGTTGGGATGGATGTGGTCAGGTGACATAGCTATATCTCTGAGTTAAACACTGGAGACTGTCAGTCACAGCATCCCAGAGGTCACAGAGTGGTCTATTGATGTGCCTGCATTGAGAAGTTATATACTTTGGAGAGATATCCACTCAAGGGGGAGACGAACCCATTGGTAGAAAGGGAATATTCACTTGGCTCCCAAGGTGGACGCATGGGGACTGAAATgacataaaattttactttatttattgtCCCTTGGGTCAGGAGAGCTGAATTGCTTAGAGAATTGAGCAACTTGAAGTGAAATTACTTACTAAGGAGCTCTGAGCATTCAGCCTCTGAATCCCCTCTGCAGAGCTCACCTGCTGCTCATCAACCAGAGGTTAGGAGCatactctctgtgcctttctgAGATGTCCAATCACTCCAAAAAACCAGCCTGGCCCCCATTTCTTATCCTTTCTACATCAATTGTCCTTGGCAGGAAGGGCCAGTAGAGCCACATCCATTGAATGAGGCCTTGGGGGAGGACAAAATAGTCCAGTAAGTACTCCAGGAAAATgatgcagaaggaaagaaagcttttATTAATCATGTCTTCTATGGAAACAGTCAGGTTGATGAAATAATAAAGTGGGATTGATTTCAAATCCTGAACGTTTCATGTCTGCAGAGGATTCCTGCTCCTCATTCCTTCTCAACTCTTGCTTCTCTTCTCAGAGCATCATTGCGGGGCTCCCCCTCCTCCTACAGAAGGAACCAAACCTCCCTTAGGTTTTTCACCTCTCAGGTTCTGCTTTATTTCAACATTAGCCTTTCCTCCTATTTGTGAAAAACTGACTGCCTGAGACAGCCCAGCAGAGTGAAAAGAGCCTTAACTTGGAGTCAGGCAGATGTGAATTTCAAATGCCCCTTTCCATCTGGTCCTTGATGGACCATGGAAATGTTTCTTCTATTATATGGATCTTTTTTTCCCATCAGCGCAAAAGTGAGTATAAGATGGTCTCAGAGAATGCTTGTGGGAGGGCATATGTGATGGATTGAAGTGTCCAGGACATGGtgccatttatttactcattcattcttttacatgacATGTTTCAAAAGAATTTTAAGGTGCCTACACaaacttggaaaaacaaaaactatttaaatgtatatgacaagaaaaaatattgtggCCAAGAGAAAGGACACATAAAGCCAGGTGAATAATTACATGAGCAAACCAAATATCTACCACGAAATGCTACCTAGTTACCACAATTGGGCCCCTGGTATGAATCTGTGAATTCCAGTGAGGGCAAAAGACTGTGCTGTTAGGATGAAATTTGACTACACAGATCGAAAAGACTACAAAGAAAACATGTCCCTATTCAATTAGGGATTAATTTGTCTCTGCCATCAAAAAGGAGCTTAATGTCTCTATGCTAACATGAGGGAATGAGGGACAAGGGTCTATTCCATCTTTGCTTCCATATCCACAGTGTGTGGTTTTCCAAGATACATCATCTGTGGGAGTCCCAGTATCATGTGTGAATTCTAGACAAGGAGGAGATAAGAAAGGGAGCATTTCAGTATTCCCATTCAGTAACTTCTCATACTTCCCACCAACTGTCCATGATtgaaaaaaaaggtaggaaataTAGTATCTTAGCTGGGCATATGACAAACTTCAAATTTAATCAGGTCATGATAACAGGAAGAGGAGAATGGATTTGTTATGTAGGCCATCTCTGGCCCAATGATCAATTACAAGAGTCACAGTATCCATAACACTAATACAAACAATTGTTTGACAGAAGCATGACTCTTCCTGACATTAAGGCAAGAAGACATTTCTCTCCCCAATTCTCAGGAAAAATGACACCCATCCAGGATGAGATAATTATGTTTGCAGGTTACAAACTGCAGGGCCCAGAGATCTGTCTTGTCAAATTCACATAAGGCCAGGATGCAAAATTACAACAgctccagaaaatatttatttgaatataaaagtAGGATCAGATGGTGACTTGCTGTTCGGAGCCACCAAAATTAATGTTAATACAGCTAAACAAGATGCCAACATTAGTCTTTATGATTCATGAATCTTAATACTCTTGAAACACAGATGGGCTAGGTACCTTTAAATTTGGTCAAGgtttacttctgatttttttcagaatgctttattttaatatttgagcCATGATAATATGCTCCTGCCTCACCTCTCCCACATTGTGGCTCTTACCCCTTGTGTGATGCCTCTAGCCTACAttaagaaacatttcaaatatcttaaaatgtattCTGGATTCTTTGAAGGGAATTGGCTACACACATTTCTACCATCACACAGTGTGACTTTTCTGACAATTGGGGatttcactgttttttgttttgttttgttttgttttgtgtttttgttttttgcctacTCAGGCATGAATGAGCAAGGGAAACCCCCGTGATCTCTCACAATGtggattctgattcagcaggtccaAATGCAGCCTGAGGCTCTATTCAAAGAATCCCTGGGCAATGCTGCTCCTGCTGGTACACAGACCACACTCTGAGTACCTAAGCTATAAGGGGAACAACTGCTGTGGAACTGGGATTACATTTTCCAGAGAGCAGTGGCAGCAGAAGGGAGGATGgaagcatttcattttatatatacatatatatattttttcttttttttattggagttcaatttgccaacatatagcataaccgtgctcatcccatcaagtgcccccctcagtgccggtgacccagtcactcccaccccctgcccacctccccttccaccaccccttgttcgtttcccagagttaggagtctctcatgttctgtctccctttctgatatttcccactcattttttctccttttccctttattcccttccactattttttatattccccaaatgaatgagaccatataatgtctgtccttctctgattgacttatttcactcagcataataccctccaattccaaccacatcaaagcaaatggtgggtatttgtcatttctaaaggctgagtaatattccattgtatacataaaccacatcttctttatggaTGGAAGCATTTCAAATTACCCAAGCAAGGCAATTATAACAGGGTAGAGGGAatccctgcctgccttcagcccaggtcgtgatcctggggtcctgggattgagtcccacatcaggctccctgcatggagcctgcttctccctctgcctatgtctctgcctctctctctctctctaatgaataagtaaataaaatctttaaaaaatatataacagggTAGTACTTTGTTAATTAATTTGCCTGAAATTAAAGACAATCACATTTTTGTGCTGTCAACGTGATGGTCATCGAATGttgattttttctctttcctgttagTTCATCCACATGGAATCAGGAAATCAAACACACACTTCAGAATTTCTCCTCCTGGGTTTTTCAGGGAAGCTAGAGATTCAGTTCATGCTCTTTGGGATGTTCCTATCTGTATACCTGGTCACCTTCACTGGGAATCTGCTCATCATCCTGGCCATCTGCTCAGACTCCCATCTCCACACACCCATGTATTTCTTCCTCGCCAACCTGTCCTTTGCTGACATCTGtttcacctccaccaccatcccCAAGATGCTGTTGAACATTCAGACTCAGAGCAAAACCATAACATATGAAGGATGTCTCAgccagatattttttttcattgtgtttggATGCCTGGACAATTTACTCCTGACcgtgatggcctatgaccgctttGTGGCCATCTGTCATCCCCTGCACTACTTGGTCATCATGAACCCCCAGCTCTGTGGACTGCTAGCCTTGGGGTCTTGGTGCGTCAGTGTCATGGGCTCCCTTCTTGAGACCTTGACCCTTTTGAGGCTATCTTTCTGCACAAACATGAAAATCCCACACTTTTTTTGTGATCTTCCTGAAGTCCTGAAGCTTGCCTGTTCTGACACCCTCATCAATAACATAGTGGTGTATTCTACAACTGGGCTTCTGGCTGTGATTCCTTTCCATGGAATACTTTTTTCGTACTATCAAATTGTTTCCTCTGTACTCAGCATTTCCTCAGCTGCAGGCAAGTACAAAGCCTTTTCCACGTGTTTGTCTCACCTCTTGGTGGTCTCCTTGTTCTATGGCACAGGCCTGGGGGTCTACCTCAGTTCTGCAGTCACTTCATCCTCTAGAATGAGTCTGGTGGCCTCAGTTATGTACACCATTGTCACTCCCATGCTGAACCCCTTCATCTATAGCTTGAAGAATAGGGACATGAAGGGGGCTCTGAGAAGTGTCCTGGGCAGGGTGGTACCTGTCAGCATTGGGACCATTATAGGATTCTCCTGAGTAGCTGGAACACAACATGGAGGCCCAGAAACCCTGGCATCTTTCATCCACTATTGATATTTTTCCCCAAGTGTACACAAATTAAAGCAGTTCTCTCCTTGGGTCTTCCttgtcttctctattttccttcaGGTTATATCTTGGGTTCCCCTTTTCACTTTATAAACAGTCATTTTCACTTGGTGTGAATACAACCTGTATTTTCTCAGTAATATTCAATGATGGTTTGGATTTCTTAAAAAAGTAAGTCAGAGTTCATGTAGTTAATATCTATCCTCAAAGTGATGGGATGTGTGCCTATTTTGGAAATGTCCTGAAAACTCATTTACAGAGATGATTTTCTTTGGTCACTTGAATAACGTCAACCCAAAGATTTGCCCTCCCCAGTTTTTCTTGATCTGATTCACTTTCCTTCCAGTCACATCAACTTTACTAAATTTCTCTGCTTGTCCACGATATAGATTCCTTGAATTTCAGAACTCTTAACTAACTTTGAGACTGAAGTACCTAGTACGGTTCTCAGGATGGAGTTAATGCTCagtgaatttttgttttgagtgAAAAATAGATGAGCAGATGGTAAAATACAGTcagaaccataaaataaaaatctgttgttttaatGAAAGCTTTTGAGgtggaaaagaaatgttttttttcgttgtttgtttgcttgtttaatttttgtaggctccatgcacagcatggagcccaacactgggcttaaACTCAGCACCtagagatcaacacctgagctgagatcaagagttggctgcttaacagacttagccacccaggaacctcaaGAAATTTGGTTATTGATATGGATCttgataacaaaaaataataatagtactttgCCAGCACTACTTAAGTGTTTATACACACGATCTCACTTATGTTTTCCAATAATACTTATGTGATTAGTATTATTCCCCAGAGAGATTAttacagaggaggaagagctTATGGTATCTAGCTGACTCAATCAAGGTCAGGCTGTGGTGAAAAGACTCAAACCTTCTGAGGTCTGTGGAGAGCTCCCTGATTCAGATGCTCTCTCAGGTATCATGTTTTGTTGCCTCCAGCCAAGTCTTATTATAATAACTGTTCAGCCCCTAGCACATAAATGTGTACTTCTAGAAATCAGCACCCCAGGTAAGAAATGTCTAGTTTCTGGGGGCTGCAGGCTTAGAAATAAATCACACCCTACTGTGAGATTTATTAAggtttccttcattttataatttcacttCATTTGACTGTTAACAATGTTTAgcacatttttatgtttatggaTTTACTCACATgtattctttctacattttttttgtcTGCATCCTTAGATCATCTCTCATCTTaggtatttttattctaaaatgtttaaaaagaactttttaaatgtCTACACTTTATGCATTCTAATAGACAATGTGTTCTAAAATTTTTCACTAATTTTacacttgttttaaaattttctttatcattgacCTATAAGTTTTCACATACTGGAATCCATCAATTATATTCTCAGTTCCTTTACTTTCACCTGGTTTATGTCCAGAGGATTAATCTAATCTGTCTTCTGGAAGTCagttgctattttatatttttttccaacaagttattttagtcattttattttcctataagtTCACTCACTTTATACCAACAGATGGTTGATGTTACAGTAGAAATTTAATGTTACATTTCTTCTAATAGTAATTACCCAAGCACTATTTATATcaaatcttgttttaattttttaatttaatttttaaaatttaatttcattttgctaacatataacacccagtgcttatcacatcatgtgccctccttaaagccAGTCACTCAGtaaccccatcccccacccacctccccttcagcaatcctcagtttgttttccagagttaagagtctctcatggtttgtcttcctccctgatttttcctcagtttcctctccttcccttatggtcacttgcactatttcttatatttcacatatgagtgaagccatataattgtctttttttggattgacttatttcacttaacattataccttccagttccatccacatcattgtaaatggtaggtattcaccTTTTCAGATGGCTAAGCAATATAGTGTAGTGTAGTCTTTTGGGCTTTCTGCATAAAGATTCATGTCATTCATAAAgaatgagagtttgacttctttgccagtttgaatacctttatttctttttgttttctgactactgaggctaagacttctagtactatgttgaacaatagtggtgagagtgaacgttgctgtcatgttcctgatcttagaggcaaagctctcagtttttcctcctCTTGAGGATGATGTTTGCTCTGAGTTTTCCATATGCCTTTTATTATATTCAGGTATGTTCCTTCTCTCCATACACTGCAGAGAgcttttatcaagaaaggatgctgtagggcacttgacgggatgagcactagttgttattctgtaagttggcaaattgaacaccaataaaaaataaatttattatataaaaaagaaaagatgctgtattttgtcaaatgtttttttctgtatcaattgagAGGGTCATATTGCTCTTGTCCttcttttgttaatgtagtgCATCACAGTGATTGATTGGCtggtgttgaaccatccttgcatacCAGAAATAAAACCCACTTGGTCAAAACCTACTTGGTCATTGTGAATATTCTTTTcgtgtactgttggatcctattagctagtaacttggtgataatttttgcatccacgttcATAAGGGaaattggtctgtaattctcctttttgatggagtctttggttttgggatcaaagtaatactagcctcatagaatgattttagaaattctttcatcctattttttaaaataagtatttttttaatatatttattcagagagagagagagagagagagagagagactgaaaggcagagacacaggcagagggagaagcgggctccatgcagggagcctgaagcaggactcgatcctgagtctccaggatcagacgccaggctgcaggcggcgctaaactgctgtgccaccgggggtgccctcatcctatttttttaaataataaatttattttttattggtgttcaaatcgccaacatacagaataacacccagtgctcatcccgtcaagtgcccccctcagtgcccgccaccgagtcacccccaccccccgccctcctccccttccaccacccttagttcgtttcccagagttaggagtcttccatgtactgtctccctttctgatatttcctacccatttcttctaccttcacctctattccctttcactattatttatattccccaaatgaatgagataatgtttgtccttctccgattgactcatttcactcagcataataccctccagttccatccacgtcaaagcaaatggtgggtatttgtaatttctaatggctgagtaatattccattgtatacataaaccatatcttctttatccattcaacttttgatggacaccgaggctccttccacagtttggctattgtagacagtgctgctataaacatcggggtgcaggtgtcccggcatttcattgcatctgaatctttggggtaaatccccagcagtgcaattgctgggtcgtagggcagatctacttttaactctttgaggaacctccacacagttttccagagtggctgcaccagttcacattcccaccaacagtgtaagagggcatcctctccaacatttgtggtttcctgccttgttaatgttccccattctcactggtgtgaggtggtatctcattgtggttttgatttgtatttccctgatggcaagtgatgcagagcattttctcatgtgcttgttggccatgtctatgtcttcctctgtgagatttctgttcatgtcttttgcccatttcatgattggattgtttgtttctttggtgttgagtttaataagttctttatagatcttggaaactagctttttatctgataggtcatttgcaaatatcttctcccattctgtaggttgtcttttagttttgttgactgtatcctttgctgtgcaaaagcttcttatcttgatgaagtcccaatagttaatttttgcctttgtttcttttgccatcgtggatgtatcttgcaagaagttgctgtggccgagtacAAAATGggtgttgcctttgttctcctctaggattttgatggaatcttgtctcacatttagatctctcatccattttgagtttatctttgtgtatggtgcaagagagtggtctagtttcattcttctgcatgtggatgtcctattttcccaacaccatttattgaagagactgcctttcttccagtagatagtctttcctgctttgtcgaatattagttgaccataaagttgagtgtccacttctgggttctctattctgttccattgatctatgtgtctgtttttgtgtaagtaccacactgtcttgatgatcacagctttgtagtacaacatgaATGCCcggaagtcagtggcatttc
Protein-coding regions in this window:
- the LOC112913212 gene encoding olfactory receptor 7C1-like yields the protein MESGNQTHTSEFLLLGFSGKLEIQFMLFGMFLSVYLVTFTGNLLIILAICSDSHLHTPMYFFLANLSFADICFTSTTIPKMLLNIQTQSKTITYEGCLSQIFFFIVFGCLDNLLLTVMAYDRFVAICHPLHYLVIMNPQLCGLLALGSWCVSVMGSLLETLTLLRLSFCTNMKIPHFFCDLPEVLKLACSDTLINNIVVYSTTGLLAVIPFHGILFSYYQIVSSVLSISSAAGKYKAFSTCLSHLLVVSLFYGTGLGVYLSSAVTSSSRMSLVASVMYTIVTPMLNPFIYSLKNRDMKGALRSVLGRVVPVSIGTIIGFS